The Hypanus sabinus isolate sHypSab1 chromosome 5, sHypSab1.hap1, whole genome shotgun sequence genome has a segment encoding these proteins:
- the LOC132394791 gene encoding probable G-protein coupled receptor 139, translating to MGRAPILYVNEVTYPILAAFGIPVNLLTAAIFYRGKCGLSRGMTRYMMAMTISDLFVLIFHVLLQKIYIYYHPHSFLTRSTVCPSNIYLRIVTLDYSVWLTVSFTFDRFVSISCPKLRLRYCTERTAAVIAVSLCVLSCLKYIPFHFMYEPHYVVEKVNYGCQPIFDYFTFIWWVVFSWICSTSVSLIPFVLIVVLNGLTIRNIIASTRVRRRLKGHDGNDSEMESRRKSIVLLFTVSGTYILMWTTETITFICTRITVNYLDGNLTSPSFIANEVGVLLMLFSSCVNTWIYGMTQRKFRQEVKNTLHCLTLSVVDPMPLTQLRTYSRRTNMTLSFT from the exons ATGGGACGTGCTCCAATTCTGTATGTCAATGAAGTCACTTATCCGATTCTGGCGGCGTTTGGTATCCCCG TTAATCTGCTGACGGCTGCGATTTTCtaccggggaaagtgcggtctgtcCAGAGGAATGACGCGTTACATGATGGCGATGACGATCTCCGACCTGTTCGTTCTCATATTCCACGTGTTACTGCAAAAGATCTACATTTACTATCACCCTCATTCCTTCCTGACCCGCAGCACAGTGTGTCCATCTAATATTTACCTGCGAATCGTTACGTTGGATTATTCCGTCTGGTTAACAGTGTCTTTTACCTTTGACCGCTTTGTCAGCATTTCTTGCCCGAAACTGAGACTCAGGTATTGTACGGAGAGGACGGCCGCCGTGATTGCTGTGTCCTTGTGCGTGCTGAGCTGCTTAAAATATATTCCTTTTCACTTCATGTACGAACCACACTATGTCGTGGAAAAAGTGAACTATGGATGTCAGCCTATCTTCGATTATTTTACTTTCATTTGGTGGGTGGTTTTCTCCTGGATTTGTAGCACCTCTGTCTCCTTAATTCCATTTGTTCTGATCGTAGTCCTGAACGGGCTGACGATCAGGAACATTATAGCGTCTACTAGGGTCCGACGACGCCTGAAGGGGCATGATGGAaatgacagtgagatggagagtcGGCGCAAGTCCATCGTCTTACTCTTCACTGTGTCCGGTACTTACATACTGATGTGGACTACGGAAACTATCACCTTCATCTGCACTCGAATCACAGTTAATTACTTGGACGGAAATCTCACAAGCCCCTCTTTTATCGCCAATGAGGTAGGGGTCTTACTGATGCTCTTCAGCTCCTGCGTCAACACGTGGATCTATGGAATGACCCAGAGGAAGTTCAGGCAGGAGGTGAAGAACACGCTTCATTGTTTAACTCTGTCTGTTGTTGATCCGATGCCACTGACGCAGCTGCGGACCTATAGCCGGAGGACGAATATGACGTTGTCGTTCACATAA